The nucleotide sequence CCCGCGCGCGCCGCGCTACGAGATCCACGCGCTCACCCCGGGCCGGACGTGGGTGCAGGTCGGGGCGTTCTTCGAACTCACCTCGAACAACACCGGCGAGGCGTTCCTGAACGGCCGCATCGACGATCCGTCGCTCGCCGCGCCGCTGCAGGTCTCGGCCTTCCGCCAGGACGACGGCTCGTACAACGTCGTGTGGCAGCGCGCCCAGAAGCGCCGCGATGTCGGTGCCGCGCTCGGCGTCAAGGCGGATGACGATCTGTCGCCGCCGTTCGGCGCCGATGGCGGCCCGGTCGGCAACGGCCCCGATCACGATGCGGGCGCCACCGACAACGGCCTGGGCGAAACCACCGCCCCGGTCGAGGAGCCGGTCG is from Roseomonas aeriglobus and encodes:
- a CDS encoding DUF736 domain-containing protein; the protein is MNIGQIKQNDAGIFMGRISTLAVAMTIALKPVQSSNPRAPRYEIHALTPGRTWVQVGAFFELTSNNTGEAFLNGRIDDPSLAAPLQVSAFRQDDGSYNVVWQRAQKRRDVGAALGVKADDDLSPPFGADGGPVGNGPDHDAGATDNGLGETTAPVEEPVGKGRGRRQRVAEDA